TGACACGCTTCCTATGCTAGATACGAAGGCGTTGGAGAAGCAGATCGAGGAGCTTTCCCCGAAATTGCTGACCTTTGCGCTGAAACATCTGTCCAACCCGAAAAATATTTCCGTAACTCCGGTACAGGAATCGGTTAACGGTGAATCGCTGAGTCTCTCCAAGCTGCATGTGGAGATCAGTGGAGAAGAGCTTCTTGCCATGGTTAAACCGTTTCTGACAAGTGTTGCTCAGGATGAGCAAGGACTCAAAGATCTGATTGGAGATCTGTATGATGTGTTCTACCCTATCCTCGTTACATTCAACACGGTTGATACTGGCGACGGCAGTGCCCTTCCTTCTACGATTAGCGAATCACGGGATGCCGAAGTTGCTTCATTGTATGAAATGATTAAGGGTGGTCTTGACGAGATTCTTGCCAATTACGACAAGGAACTAGCCAACTTGTTGACCGAAACACCTGAATTGAAGACGGTGTTCGGAACGGAGACCAATCTCAAATTGGACTTTTATCTGGACAGCGCACTGAATATCCGTAAACAGAACTATGATTTCAAAGTAGCGTTGCCTGCTTCTGAAGATCTGCCGATCAAATCGGTATCCGTATACGGTGACAGCGAACTGTGGAATATTGGTGGACCAGTGACTGTGGATGCCGTGGACAAAACGGCGGGTGCAATAGATCTGATGCAGGGAGATATCACGCCAGGTCAGATGTTGCGCAATTTCGATTCCAATTCACTTGTGTATCAGCTGTTGAAAGATGAAGCGGGAATCACCCGTAAATATGTCATGTTGTATCCGGACGACGAATCCTATGGCGCAATCACTGTTAAAAATACAACATTTGTTCCTCTACGCTATCTGTCCGAAGAATTGGATGCTGAAGTGAAATGGACCAAAGGGTCGGATAAAATCGTCGTGATTGACGATATCACCGGTGATGAGATTGTCTTGACTGTAGGTTCCAAGAAGGCAACCGTTGCAGGCAAGGAAGTAACGATGGTCGAACCCGCCTTTGTGGGCAAAAACGGCAAAACTTACGTCCCGCTGCGCTTTATGGCAGAATCTCTTGGGGCATCTGTAGATAAGGAAAAAGAAACAGGCTGGATTTTCATCGACCGGCCATAATTAAGATTTGTATGTAAGCCTTAGTTGAGAGGGGATTTCAGAGTATGCCAGATTTCTCGTAATGATCATGAAAGAACACAATGAAAAAATTCCGTTAGACCATTAACGGGATACGTGTGTCCTTTTTGACCCATTACGAGGAGCTTCGGCGTTTCTGAAATGATGAAACGAATCGGGGAGTGCCTCTATTGGAGGTGCTCCTCTTTGTCGTGTCATCCCAAATAAATCCCCCAGGGGTGTTATATATGAAAAGTCAATTGACCATCCAATCCAGTTCGATTACATTACGTCCACTAACGCTGGAAGACCAGGACGCGCTGTATGCATTAACCCGACAACCTGAAATCACGGATATTCTTCCCGAATGGAGGATGACAGAGGAACAGCTGCATGGTTTTCTGCAATTTGTTGTTGGCAGTTACGAGCAGTTCGATCCAAAAGATGTACGGGTCATGCTGGCAGTTGTACACAACAAAGACCAGCAAATCATTGGTTGGTGTGGTGTGTTTCCCAATGACATGCTGGATAGTGATGATCGTGAAGTGGCTTACGCCATTTCACGCGATTATCGGAATAAAGGGTATATTACAGAAGCAGTGAATGCCTTAACGACATACTTGTTCGAAAATACTCTGTTGGACCGAATCGTGGGTATTGTGAAGCCGTTTAACCAGCCTTCACGCAAGGTGCTTGAGCATGCCGAATTTCGTTATGTCTCTCGCAGAAAACTTTCGGATCAGGCAGATTACGATTACTTTGAGCGACATAAAGTACAGCCGGCACCAGCATCTTCACTGGGGCTGCAATCTCAAGTTCAGCTTCGTCGTGCATGCCAAGAGGATGCTGAAGTGCTTACGGAGATATGCACCAGAGCCTTTGACCATGCGATTAGAGTCTGGGCTAAAGGAGACACAGTTCCGGACAGCAACCTTTGTCCACCAGGCTATTCGTCTGTTCGTATGCACAGTTACGTGATCCGTGAATGGGACTATTACGTTATAGAATGGGATGGGTGTACCATTGGTGGAGTCAGTGTCAATGTATTGGGAAGCAGGCATGCGAGACTGGATAAAATCTTTATTGATCCCGTTTGTCATGGTCGGGGTATAGGATCTCAGGTCATCAGGCTTGTTGAGGCCGAATTTCCCGAGATTGGGGTATGGAAGCTGGAGACCTCGGGAAGACATCGGGATAATCATCATTTTTATGAGAAAATGGGTTATGTCTGTCTCCATGCGTCTGAAGATGAATATGGATATGAGAAAATCATAACAATAGAGCCTGTAATCCAGCTCCCATCTGAGGAATTATCCAACGTTAAGGGTGAGACAGTTACTGAATTTTACCAAGCTGATCTGGATTCAGTTCGCTTCAGCACCAGCAATCTTCGGGATATCCGGATGACCGATTGCAACCTGAGTGGGGGCAAATTCACCAATCTGAATATGACCAGCATATTACTGGCCGATTTGCGTTTAACAGATAGCAAGGTTGAATTCTGCGCTTTGGATGGTGTTCATTTCCAGGATACACATCTCGGCCCAGATAGAGTACCCATGCGTTGGGAACATTGTGACCTCAAGGGCAGTCATTTCAATGACTGTGATCTGTCCGACGTACAGTTGGAACAGTGTCAGGTGGCAGGAATGAAGATTAATGGAGTGGCTATAGAGGAGTTATTTGCTGCGTATGAGTCCATGAAGGCAAATAGATAAATGTACTTATATAGCAAAAAGAGAACGCCCGTTTCCGACCTTTGTGTTGGAAATGGGCGTTTTTTTGATGTTACTTTGTAAACAGTCAGCTGTGCTGCAAAGCCTGCGGCTTTTTGCTAAAGCCGGTGCTTCCCGCGGTAAAGCCCATCTGTTGGTAGAATTTATGCGCAGCTTCACGATCCGGGCGATTGCCGCTGTTTAGAGACAAGGAATCCACGCCATGAGTGGCTGCCCATTGCTCTGCTTCCAGAATAAGCTGACGACCGATGCCGGAGCTTCTGAACTGGTCATGCACGATAAGAGCCATAATACGGCAGTGTTTTCCGTTTTTTTCATATAGGTAAGATGTTTGGAGTCCAATCAGTCCAACGACACGGCCACGGACTTCGGCAACCAACGTTGCAAAGTTTGAATCCGCAGCGATGTGCGAATAACGCTCCTTCATTTCGGCATACGTAGTTGGATAACCGAGTTGATCCATAAGAATGACCATATCCTGCAGATCTGCAGGGGAACTGTTACGAATCGTTACACTCAGACTCATGATCGTGTTGCCTCCTTTTGGCGTTCTTTTAACGAGAGATCAATGATGGAATCCAGCAAACTGGCAAAGGAAATACCAGCAGCAGCAGCACTTTTGGGCAGCAGGCTGTTTCGGGTAAGACCCGGCAGCGTGTTCACCTCAAGCACATAGGGCATGCCATCCCGAATCATCATGTCCACGCGAGCATAGACACTGCATTTTAACACCCGGTAACAGGTTAGTGCCGCGGCTTCTACACGTTTGTGCAAATCCGCAGGCAAATGAACGACCTGCTCATCAGCGCCGCCGTCATTATATTTGGAGGTGTAATCGAAAAAATCGGCATTTGAACGAATCGAGATAACAGGAAGCATCTGACCATCCAGAATGGCGCAGGTAATCTCCTCGCCCCCAATATATTGCTCGATCATGACGACTTCGTCCCAGACGAGTGCTGCTTCTACAGCCGCATGAAGAGCCGAGGATTCCTGCACCACTTGCGTACCAATGCTGGAACCGCCTGAATTGGGCTTTACCACGACGGGATACGTTAACTGCTGCACAGCGGTTGATGTCAATTCATCCAAACTGCTTACCTGAAGCCACTCGCCAGTAGGTACACCTGCA
Above is a window of Paenibacillus sp. E222 DNA encoding:
- a CDS encoding GNAT family N-acetyltransferase, with protein sequence MSLSVTIRNSSPADLQDMVILMDQLGYPTTYAEMKERYSHIAADSNFATLVAEVRGRVVGLIGLQTSYLYEKNGKHCRIMALIVHDQFRSSGIGRQLILEAEQWAATHGVDSLSLNSGNRPDREAAHKFYQQMGFTAGSTGFSKKPQALQHS
- a CDS encoding D-alanine--D-alanine ligase, with the translated sequence MKVGVIMGGTSSEREVSLLTGQEMINHLDGQKYEVIPVEINSKRDLIEKAAGLDVALLALHGKYGEDGTIQGTLESLGVPYTGCGVLASSVCMDKDMSKRLIQHAGVPTGEWLQVSSLDELTSTAVQQLTYPVVVKPNSGGSSIGTQVVQESSALHAAVEAALVWDEVVMIEQYIGGEEITCAILDGQMLPVISIRSNADFFDYTSKYNDGGADEQVVHLPADLHKRVEAAALTCYRVLKCSVYARVDMMIRDGMPYVLEVNTLPGLTRNSLLPKSAAAAGISFASLLDSIIDLSLKERQKEATRS
- a CDS encoding GNAT family N-acetyltransferase codes for the protein MKSQLTIQSSSITLRPLTLEDQDALYALTRQPEITDILPEWRMTEEQLHGFLQFVVGSYEQFDPKDVRVMLAVVHNKDQQIIGWCGVFPNDMLDSDDREVAYAISRDYRNKGYITEAVNALTTYLFENTLLDRIVGIVKPFNQPSRKVLEHAEFRYVSRRKLSDQADYDYFERHKVQPAPASSLGLQSQVQLRRACQEDAEVLTEICTRAFDHAIRVWAKGDTVPDSNLCPPGYSSVRMHSYVIREWDYYVIEWDGCTIGGVSVNVLGSRHARLDKIFIDPVCHGRGIGSQVIRLVEAEFPEIGVWKLETSGRHRDNHHFYEKMGYVCLHASEDEYGYEKIITIEPVIQLPSEELSNVKGETVTEFYQADLDSVRFSTSNLRDIRMTDCNLSGGKFTNLNMTSILLADLRLTDSKVEFCALDGVHFQDTHLGPDRVPMRWEHCDLKGSHFNDCDLSDVQLEQCQVAGMKINGVAIEELFAAYESMKANR
- a CDS encoding copper amine oxidase N-terminal domain-containing protein, with product MKWIAVPLVLMMVALTGCQAVGGVDIGKAVVNSTTVKSGESKQSMHIKIEPTANLVDEDALQMIELINSVSLDIEDAKVKDSSTASVKGTLSMQGKKLPFHLSMDQSEMIIDVDGAQKPLYISLEDDTLPMLDTKALEKQIEELSPKLLTFALKHLSNPKNISVTPVQESVNGESLSLSKLHVEISGEELLAMVKPFLTSVAQDEQGLKDLIGDLYDVFYPILVTFNTVDTGDGSALPSTISESRDAEVASLYEMIKGGLDEILANYDKELANLLTETPELKTVFGTETNLKLDFYLDSALNIRKQNYDFKVALPASEDLPIKSVSVYGDSELWNIGGPVTVDAVDKTAGAIDLMQGDITPGQMLRNFDSNSLVYQLLKDEAGITRKYVMLYPDDESYGAITVKNTTFVPLRYLSEELDAEVKWTKGSDKIVVIDDITGDEIVLTVGSKKATVAGKEVTMVEPAFVGKNGKTYVPLRFMAESLGASVDKEKETGWIFIDRP